From Curtobacterium sp. SGAir0471, the proteins below share one genomic window:
- a CDS encoding RidA family protein: MPKTAIVTENAPAPAGPYSQGIVANGFLYTAGFGPQDPATGAMADDVAGQTAQVLANVAAVLAEHGATLDDVVKSTVHLEHSDRDFAAFNAEYAKHFSEPYPVRTTVQSHLAGILVEIDVVAVLPSAS; this comes from the coding sequence GTGCCGAAGACCGCCATCGTGACCGAGAACGCCCCGGCACCGGCCGGCCCGTACAGCCAGGGGATCGTGGCGAACGGGTTCCTCTACACCGCGGGCTTCGGACCGCAGGACCCGGCGACCGGCGCGATGGCGGACGACGTCGCAGGCCAGACCGCCCAGGTGCTGGCCAACGTGGCCGCCGTCCTCGCCGAGCACGGCGCGACCCTCGACGACGTCGTCAAGTCGACGGTCCACCTCGAGCACTCGGACCGCGACTTCGCGGCCTTCAACGCGGAGTACGCGAAGCACTTCTCGGAGCCGTACCCGGTGCGCACGACCGTCCAGTCGCACCTGGCCGGCATCCTCGTGGAGATCGACGTCGTCGCGGTGCTGCCGAGCGCCTCCTGA
- a CDS encoding pyridoxamine 5'-phosphate oxidase family protein yields MTDTQADHRAAISDIVHGARTALLTTVSDDGSLHARPLAVQDKAFNGTLRFLVQDGSEKVEDIARNPHVNVAIESQGGYLSIAGTATVTRDESVIDELWSPFAEAWFPQGRQDPTIRLLTVEGDSVEYWTQDTGPVGSLVQTLKAALGKQSQPDTGHHGTVEL; encoded by the coding sequence ATGACCGACACGCAGGCAGACCACCGCGCAGCCATCTCGGACATCGTCCACGGCGCCCGAACCGCCCTGCTCACCACCGTCAGCGACGACGGCAGCCTGCACGCCCGGCCCCTCGCCGTGCAGGACAAGGCGTTCAACGGGACCCTGCGCTTCCTGGTGCAGGACGGCAGCGAGAAGGTGGAGGACATCGCGCGGAACCCGCACGTCAACGTCGCTATCGAGTCGCAGGGCGGCTACCTGTCGATCGCCGGCACGGCCACGGTCACCCGCGACGAGTCCGTGATCGACGAACTCTGGTCACCGTTCGCCGAGGCCTGGTTCCCCCAGGGCCGGCAGGACCCCACCATCCGACTGCTGACCGTCGAGGGTGACTCGGTCGAGTACTGGACGCAGGACACCGGCCCCGTCGGCAGCCTGGTGCAGACGCTGAAGGCCGCGCTCGGCAAGCAGAGCCAGCCCGACACCGGGCACCACGGCACCGTCGAGCTCTAG
- a CDS encoding LLM class flavin-dependent oxidoreductase — MSNAFGTGRPSDVPPPAPERIGPVQLGLDTFGDVTERADGSLRSDAQSIRDVVDQAVLADQVGIDFIGVGEHHREDFVVSAPEVVLAAIAARTDRIRMGSAVTVLSSDDPVRVYERFATVDALSDGRAEVILGRGSFTESFPLFGYDLSDYEVLFEEKLQLWNALRGGDAVTWSGTKRAALVDQDVFPKLEHGPIPTWVGVGGSPQSVIRAASYGLPLFLAIIGGQPAQFAPFSRLYRQALAQLELPQQPIAMHSPGFVAETDEEAAERYWPYHKAVTDRLGRERGWPPLDAAQYQAGLSAGGSLYVGSPETVARKIARNMRILGVSRFDMRYATGRLPHEDMMRSIELYGTRVAPRVRELLAEPVPVP; from the coding sequence ATGAGCAACGCATTCGGCACCGGCCGTCCCTCGGACGTCCCGCCGCCCGCACCCGAGCGCATCGGCCCGGTGCAGCTCGGCCTCGACACCTTCGGCGACGTCACCGAGCGCGCCGACGGGTCCCTGCGGTCCGACGCGCAGAGCATCCGCGACGTCGTCGACCAGGCCGTGCTCGCCGACCAGGTCGGCATCGACTTCATCGGCGTCGGGGAGCACCACCGCGAGGACTTCGTGGTCAGCGCCCCCGAGGTCGTCCTCGCTGCGATCGCCGCCCGCACCGACCGCATCCGGATGGGCTCCGCCGTGACCGTCCTGTCGTCGGACGACCCGGTCCGCGTGTACGAGCGCTTCGCCACGGTCGATGCCCTGTCCGACGGTCGAGCCGAGGTCATCCTCGGCCGCGGGTCCTTCACCGAGTCGTTCCCGTTGTTCGGCTACGACCTGTCGGACTACGAGGTCCTGTTCGAGGAGAAGCTGCAGCTCTGGAACGCCCTGCGCGGCGGGGACGCCGTCACCTGGTCCGGCACGAAGCGCGCGGCGCTGGTCGACCAGGACGTCTTCCCGAAGCTCGAGCACGGCCCGATCCCGACGTGGGTCGGCGTCGGTGGTTCACCGCAGTCCGTGATCCGTGCGGCGTCGTACGGCCTGCCGCTGTTCCTCGCCATCATCGGCGGGCAGCCGGCGCAGTTCGCCCCGTTCTCGCGGCTCTACCGCCAGGCGCTGGCGCAGCTCGAGCTCCCGCAGCAGCCCATCGCGATGCACTCGCCGGGCTTCGTCGCCGAGACCGACGAGGAGGCCGCCGAGCGCTACTGGCCGTACCACAAGGCCGTCACCGACCGTCTGGGCCGCGAGCGCGGCTGGCCGCCCCTCGATGCCGCGCAGTACCAGGCCGGGCTGTCCGCGGGCGGGTCGCTGTACGTCGGGTCGCCGGAGACGGTGGCGCGGAAGATCGCGCGCAACATGCGGATCCTCGGCGTCTCGCGCTTCGACATGCGCTACGCGACGGGCCGTCTGCCGCACGAGGACATGATGCGGTCGATCGAGCTCTACGGCACGCGGGTCGCGCCGCGGGTGCGCGAGCTGCTCGCCGAGCCGGTGCCGGTGCCGTAG
- a CDS encoding SDR family oxidoreductase, producing the protein MANIPDQTGRRIVVTGANSGTGKETAKRLAGAGASVVLAVRTTTKGEDAATEIRQEHPGADLEVRELDLADLGSVRRFATGIADDGRPLHVLVNNAGVMAPPERFETADGFELQFGTNFLGHLALTNLLLPTLLGTASGSDDPRPPRVATMSSLAAIPGSIRFTDPQWEHGYNGWRAYSQSKLADLLLALHLHRLSAERDWPLVSTAAHPGYTRTNLQSAGRSLGRDRPVRASDRALPFTQAVEQGAEPLLYAAVGPAAVGGAYYGPSGFGGLTGPTTTVSVPRSARSADLARSLWAVAEDLTDTHAPA; encoded by the coding sequence ATGGCGAACATCCCCGACCAGACCGGCCGCCGCATCGTCGTGACCGGTGCGAACAGCGGCACGGGCAAGGAGACCGCGAAGCGCCTCGCCGGCGCCGGGGCGAGCGTCGTGCTCGCCGTCCGCACGACCACCAAGGGCGAGGACGCCGCCACCGAGATCCGGCAGGAGCACCCGGGCGCCGACCTCGAGGTCCGCGAGCTCGACCTCGCCGACCTCGGCAGCGTCCGCCGGTTCGCCACGGGGATCGCCGACGACGGACGGCCCCTCCACGTCCTGGTGAACAACGCCGGCGTGATGGCCCCGCCCGAGCGCTTCGAGACCGCGGACGGCTTCGAGCTGCAGTTCGGCACGAACTTCCTGGGGCACCTGGCGCTGACGAACCTGCTGCTGCCGACGCTGCTCGGCACGGCCTCGGGCAGCGACGACCCCCGGCCCCCGCGCGTCGCGACGATGTCGAGCCTCGCCGCGATCCCCGGCAGCATCCGCTTCACCGACCCGCAGTGGGAGCACGGCTACAACGGCTGGCGCGCCTACTCGCAGTCCAAGCTGGCCGACCTGCTCCTCGCGCTGCACCTGCACCGGCTGTCCGCCGAGCGGGACTGGCCACTCGTCAGCACGGCGGCGCACCCCGGGTACACCCGCACCAACCTGCAGTCCGCCGGGCGGTCACTCGGTCGCGACCGCCCGGTGCGGGCCAGCGACCGCGCCCTCCCCTTCACGCAGGCGGTGGAGCAGGGCGCCGAGCCGCTCCTGTACGCCGCCGTCGGTCCGGCCGCGGTCGGCGGCGCCTACTACGGGCCGTCCGGGTTCGGCGGCCTGACCGGTCCGACCACGACCGTGTCGGTGCCGCGGTCGGCCCGCAGCGCCGACCTCGCCCGCTCGCTGTGGGCGGTCGCCGAGGACCTCACGGACACGCACGCGCCCGCCTGA
- a CDS encoding SGNH/GDSL hydrolase family protein gives MTPTTRPSPHTPAVDGSTAPRRRPRGRAVVATALAALTALTLVGCSEDSSVAAAPSPSATGRAWDHAPGERIVVIGDSVSGGHGLTPEQAWPALLARTERWQLTNLSCDGAGVVAEGDQDECASAYPGLVKRAVDLRPRVVFVQASSNDLGEDDAQVTSATDQLVALVHRDLPEARVVGLSAVWSEQAPPAQLATISHALHRAVRRDGGTYVDIGQPLSGHPEWMQSDDVHPTARGQRALEAGVIAAFARDHVRF, from the coding sequence GTGACCCCGACCACACGGCCGTCCCCGCACACCCCGGCGGTCGACGGCAGCACCGCCCCACGCCGCCGTCCCCGCGGCCGAGCCGTCGTCGCGACGGCGCTCGCCGCCCTGACCGCACTCACCCTCGTCGGGTGCAGCGAGGACTCCTCGGTGGCCGCGGCACCGTCGCCGAGCGCGACCGGCCGCGCCTGGGACCACGCCCCGGGGGAGCGGATCGTCGTGATCGGCGACTCGGTGAGCGGCGGCCACGGGCTGACGCCGGAGCAGGCCTGGCCGGCGCTCCTCGCCCGGACCGAACGGTGGCAGCTGACGAACCTGTCCTGCGACGGCGCCGGGGTCGTGGCCGAGGGGGACCAGGACGAGTGCGCCAGCGCGTACCCGGGACTCGTGAAGCGCGCGGTCGACCTGCGCCCCCGGGTGGTCTTCGTGCAGGCGAGCTCCAACGACCTGGGCGAGGACGACGCGCAGGTGACGAGCGCCACCGACCAGCTCGTGGCCCTGGTCCACCGCGACCTGCCCGAGGCCCGGGTGGTGGGGCTGAGCGCGGTGTGGAGCGAGCAGGCACCGCCGGCGCAGCTCGCGACGATCTCGCACGCACTGCACCGGGCGGTCCGGCGCGACGGCGGCACCTACGTCGACATCGGGCAACCGCTGTCCGGCCACCCGGAGTGGATGCAGTCCGACGACGTGCACCCGACCGCCCGTGGGCAGCGTGCCCTCGAGGCGGGGGTGATCGCCGCGTTCGCGCGGGACCACGTGCGGTTCTGA
- a CDS encoding NRDE family protein yields the protein MCTVVVRVDSAAAWPVTVLALRDESPDRPWDPPAAWWPELDPTVRGVRDRSAGGAWLAASDTAGLAVVLNRAEPVPSEDGTWTTRGVLPLDALTGAAPGLDGALPTTRAFNLVRATADGAAVDTWDGTAVRTTELGPGVHMVTHGAPDDPAAPRIGRWLDAFRGAPAPTGPPVLGPFDELRTVDHGEDAGDGWSGWFGVLAESSTLPSDHPDAILRDAVEPDGHVATLSVVAAAVALGRTVLQHARLAHPGRLDGSVELHRA from the coding sequence ATGTGCACCGTCGTCGTCCGCGTCGACTCCGCCGCCGCGTGGCCCGTCACCGTGCTGGCCCTCCGCGACGAGTCGCCCGACCGGCCCTGGGACCCGCCCGCCGCCTGGTGGCCCGAGCTCGACCCGACCGTACGCGGCGTCCGCGACCGGTCCGCCGGCGGGGCATGGCTCGCGGCCTCGGACACGGCGGGACTCGCCGTCGTGCTGAACCGTGCCGAGCCCGTACCGAGCGAGGACGGGACGTGGACCACCCGCGGGGTGCTGCCGCTCGACGCCCTGACCGGCGCGGCACCGGGCCTCGACGGCGCACTCCCGACCACCCGGGCGTTCAACCTCGTCCGCGCCACGGCCGACGGTGCCGCCGTCGACACGTGGGACGGCACGGCGGTCCGGACGACCGAGCTCGGGCCCGGCGTGCACATGGTCACGCACGGTGCACCCGACGACCCCGCGGCACCGCGCATCGGTCGGTGGCTCGACGCCTTCCGCGGCGCCCCCGCACCGACCGGCCCGCCCGTCCTCGGTCCCTTCGACGAACTCCGCACGGTCGACCACGGCGAGGACGCGGGCGACGGCTGGAGCGGGTGGTTCGGCGTGCTCGCGGAGTCCTCGACGCTGCCGTCCGACCACCCGGACGCCATCCTCCGTGACGCGGTCGAGCCGGACGGACACGTCGCGACGCTGTCGGTCGTCGCCGCCGCGGTCGCGCTCGGTCGGACGGTGCTGCAGCACGCTCGGCTCGCCCACCCGGGTCGCCTCGACGGCTCGGTCGAGCTCCACCGCGCCTGA